A DNA window from Selenomonas sp. oral taxon 126 contains the following coding sequences:
- a CDS encoding AAA family ATPase, whose protein sequence is MTDQPVFRKELEQYMDAGLPLLYIDTLEHGKVRSILAELAVQKGRGLIEWSMHSGYVDAAAGIRYASDLRASLDTVLREQNFARKILVLEDVEGMLEDPEIVSRLRYLAERIALGEMDDCTVVLVAPLGTIPRPLEPYITLMSLDYLSPERIKAHILRFLENLGLSTPVEDLLESFAMHLRGLTETEIDNILSLAVSEDGQLDAGDLPMVLRQKQQMIKKSGILEMVTVHETVDDIGGLENLKDWLRTKAQIFHHVRRAKEFGVDIPKGVLIAGMPGCGKSLTAKAAATMFEVPLLRMDMGRLMGKYVGESEANMRRALQLTEASSPCVLWIDELEKAFAGAGAQGGSSEVTTRLFGSFLTWMQEKDSLAFVVATANNISNLPPELMRKGRFDEIFYVDFPNQSEREKIASLHIGKRRRQDLAQIDIAALAKKLDGYCGADIESVVRDGIEAAFVAGKEHVTTEDLQAAIRRTHPISETMKDAIESMAKTYKSKKFTNASREA, encoded by the coding sequence ATGACAGATCAGCCGGTATTTCGCAAGGAGCTCGAGCAGTATATGGATGCGGGGCTGCCGCTGCTCTACATCGACACGCTCGAACATGGCAAGGTGCGCAGCATTCTTGCAGAACTCGCCGTGCAGAAGGGGCGCGGGCTCATCGAGTGGAGCATGCACAGCGGATATGTGGACGCAGCAGCGGGCATCAGATATGCCTCCGACCTGCGTGCCTCGCTTGATACGGTGCTGCGGGAGCAGAATTTTGCGCGCAAGATCCTCGTGCTCGAGGATGTGGAGGGAATGCTCGAGGATCCCGAGATCGTCTCGCGTCTGCGCTACCTCGCGGAGCGCATCGCGCTCGGCGAGATGGATGACTGCACCGTCGTCCTTGTCGCGCCCCTCGGCACGATCCCGCGCCCGCTCGAACCGTATATCACCCTGATGAGCCTCGACTATCTCAGTCCCGAGCGGATCAAGGCGCACATCCTTCGTTTTCTCGAGAACCTCGGACTTTCCACACCTGTGGAGGATCTGCTCGAGAGCTTTGCCATGCACCTGCGCGGGCTGACCGAGACGGAGATAGACAACATCCTCTCGCTCGCCGTGAGCGAGGATGGACAGCTTGACGCGGGCGATCTGCCGATGGTGCTGCGTCAGAAACAGCAGATGATCAAGAAGTCCGGCATCCTCGAGATGGTGACGGTGCATGAGACCGTGGACGACATCGGCGGGCTTGAGAATCTGAAGGATTGGCTGCGGACGAAGGCGCAGATCTTCCACCATGTACGCCGTGCGAAGGAGTTCGGCGTGGACATCCCGAAGGGTGTCCTCATCGCGGGCATGCCTGGATGCGGCAAGTCGCTCACGGCAAAGGCGGCGGCGACCATGTTCGAGGTGCCGCTCCTGCGCATGGACATGGGGCGGCTCATGGGCAAGTATGTCGGCGAGTCCGAGGCGAATATGCGCCGCGCGCTCCAACTCACGGAGGCGAGCTCTCCCTGCGTTCTCTGGATCGACGAGCTGGAAAAGGCATTTGCAGGTGCGGGCGCACAGGGGGGCAGCTCCGAGGTGACGACGCGTCTCTTCGGCAGCTTCCTCACGTGGATGCAGGAAAAGGACAGCCTGGCCTTCGTTGTCGCGACCGCGAACAATATTTCCAATCTCCCGCCCGAACTCATGCGTAAGGGACGCTTCGATGAGATTTTCTATGTGGACTTCCCGAACCAGAGCGAGCGGGAGAAGATCGCGAGCCTCCACATCGGCAAGCGCCGCCGTCAGGATCTCGCGCAGATCGACATCGCCGCACTTGCAAAGAAGTTGGACGGCTATTGCGGGGCGGACATCGAGAGCGTCGTGCGCGACGGCATCGAGGCTGCATTTGTCGCGGGTAAGGAGCACGTCACGACGGAGGATTTGCAGGCGGCAATCCGACGGACGCATCCGATCTCCGAGACGATGAAGGATGCCATCGAGAGTATGGCAAAGACGTACAAGTCGAAGAAATTCACGAACGCATCGCGGGAGGCGTAG